A stretch of the Bacillus sp. FJAT-18017 genome encodes the following:
- the ilvC gene encoding ketol-acid reductoisomerase yields the protein MAKVLYNHDILEEVLKTKKIAVIGYGSQGHAHALNLKESGFDVVVGVRQGRSWNKAQEDGLDVRPVDEATAQADVVMVLLPDEQQPKVYQESIKDNLKPGAALVFAHGFNIHFNQVVPPANVDVFLVAPKGPGHLVRRTYQEGAGVPALFAVHQDHSGQARQIALAYAKGIGAARAGVLETTFQEETETDLFGEQAVLCGGLTSLVKAGFETLTEAGYQPEVAYFECMHELKLIVDLMYEGGLENMRYSISDTAQWGDFVSGPRVVNDETKARMKEVLKDIQTGVFAKGWILENQVNRPQFNAINAKENNHPIEKVGRELRELMPFVKPQQKAKVLN from the coding sequence ATGGCAAAGGTACTTTACAATCATGACATTTTGGAAGAGGTTTTGAAAACGAAAAAAATCGCAGTAATCGGTTACGGCTCCCAGGGCCATGCCCATGCACTGAATTTGAAAGAAAGCGGTTTTGATGTCGTTGTAGGAGTTAGGCAGGGAAGATCATGGAACAAGGCTCAGGAAGATGGGCTTGACGTACGCCCTGTTGATGAAGCTACAGCCCAGGCAGATGTAGTCATGGTTCTGCTTCCTGATGAGCAGCAGCCTAAAGTATATCAAGAAAGCATTAAAGATAACCTAAAGCCAGGCGCAGCACTTGTTTTTGCACATGGTTTCAACATTCATTTTAACCAGGTTGTCCCTCCTGCCAATGTCGATGTATTCCTTGTTGCACCAAAAGGCCCGGGCCATCTTGTGCGGAGAACATACCAGGAAGGAGCCGGCGTACCCGCACTATTTGCCGTCCATCAGGACCATTCCGGCCAGGCACGGCAGATTGCCCTTGCTTATGCAAAAGGAATTGGGGCAGCACGTGCAGGGGTGCTTGAAACTACCTTCCAGGAAGAGACAGAAACTGACCTATTCGGCGAACAAGCAGTACTTTGCGGCGGGCTGACAAGCCTCGTTAAAGCTGGATTTGAAACATTGACCGAGGCAGGTTACCAGCCTGAGGTCGCCTATTTTGAGTGTATGCATGAACTGAAGCTGATTGTCGATCTGATGTATGAGGGCGGCCTTGAAAACATGCGTTACTCAATTTCCGATACAGCCCAATGGGGTGACTTTGTATCCGGACCTCGTGTCGTAAATGATGAAACGAAAGCACGTATGAAAGAAGTTCTCAAAGACATTCAAACCGGCGTCTTTGCAAAGGGATGGATCCTTGAAAACCAGGTGAACCGTCCGCAATTCAATGCAATCAATGCAAAAGAAAACAACCACCCAATCGAAAAGGTCGGACGTGAACTCCGCGAGTTAATGCCTTTTGTGAAACCTCAACAAAAGGCAAAGGTTCTTAATTAG
- a CDS encoding 2-isopropylmalate synthase, with the protein MTNNILIFDTTLRDGEQSPGVNLNKLEKLEIAKQLERFGVNVMEAGFPASSQGDFDAVRNIAQTVRNVSVAGLARANVSDIDVTWEALKEAEAPRLHVFLATSPIHMTYKLKKSPEQVIDLAVDMVRYGAGKFPYVEWSAEDASRSDLNFLAKIIEKVIDAGAKVINLPDTVGYATPEEYGRMFRYVKEHVPNIDKAILSAHCHNDLGMAVANSMAAIENGATQVEGTINGIGERAGNAALEEFAVALAIRNDQYPYTTSLELKEIKRTSDLVRKLTGMPIAPNKAVVGQNAFAHESGIHQDGVLKHAQTYEIITPSMVGIQSNELVLGKHSGRHAFKDKIEQLGFALTDEKIEEAFKDFKSLTDTKKEVTDEDLFTILTDIQTSISDLKKYDLLAYQVQSGSINLPTATVALKTPEGLRVETARTGKGPVEALYNTLEALIKEEIHLSRYQLSSVGQGRDALAEVHVKMTVNDIPVSGRGSSQDVLEASAKAFLNAVNRVFYNKNYKVIETVSS; encoded by the coding sequence ATGACCAACAATATCCTCATTTTTGATACGACTTTGCGCGATGGGGAGCAGTCGCCCGGAGTTAACCTGAACAAGCTTGAAAAATTGGAAATTGCCAAGCAGCTCGAACGTTTCGGGGTAAACGTGATGGAAGCCGGATTTCCAGCTTCGTCCCAGGGTGATTTTGATGCAGTCAGAAATATCGCCCAAACTGTTAGGAATGTTTCGGTTGCTGGCCTTGCAAGGGCTAATGTCTCCGATATTGATGTGACTTGGGAGGCACTAAAAGAAGCAGAAGCTCCCCGCCTTCATGTCTTCCTGGCCACCTCTCCCATTCACATGACCTACAAGCTGAAAAAGTCACCTGAGCAGGTCATAGATCTGGCAGTCGATATGGTCAGATATGGAGCGGGCAAATTCCCATACGTTGAATGGTCCGCAGAGGATGCCTCCCGTTCCGATTTAAATTTCCTTGCTAAAATCATTGAAAAGGTAATCGATGCAGGAGCGAAAGTCATCAATCTTCCTGATACTGTCGGCTATGCAACCCCGGAAGAATATGGGCGAATGTTCAGGTATGTCAAAGAACATGTTCCTAATATCGATAAAGCAATACTTTCCGCACATTGCCATAATGACCTTGGAATGGCGGTTGCCAATTCAATGGCAGCGATTGAAAACGGGGCAACCCAGGTCGAAGGGACAATAAATGGAATCGGTGAACGTGCCGGCAACGCTGCTCTGGAAGAGTTTGCAGTCGCACTGGCAATCAGGAATGACCAATATCCATACACCACAAGCCTTGAACTGAAAGAGATTAAGAGGACAAGTGATTTGGTCCGGAAACTCACCGGGATGCCAATCGCCCCGAATAAGGCTGTTGTTGGGCAGAATGCATTCGCCCACGAATCAGGAATTCATCAGGATGGAGTGCTCAAACATGCACAAACCTATGAAATTATCACTCCATCCATGGTAGGTATTCAGTCAAACGAACTCGTACTTGGGAAGCATTCAGGGCGGCACGCCTTTAAAGACAAAATAGAACAGCTCGGCTTTGCCTTGACGGATGAAAAAATCGAGGAAGCGTTCAAGGATTTTAAATCATTGACTGATACAAAGAAAGAAGTAACCGATGAGGATTTATTTACTATCCTTACCGATATCCAGACGTCCATATCCGATTTGAAAAAGTATGACTTACTTGCATATCAGGTCCAGTCGGGATCAATAAACCTCCCCACTGCTACGGTCGCACTTAAAACTCCGGAGGGGTTAAGAGTTGAAACCGCACGGACCGGTAAGGGGCCCGTCGAGGCTCTCTACAATACGCTTGAAGCTCTAATAAAGGAAGAAATCCATTTAAGCAGATATCAATTAAGCTCAGTTGGCCAGGGCCGTGATGCACTAGCCGAGGTCCATGTAAAAATGACCGTTAATGATATCCCTGTGAGTGGGCGCGGCTCTTCACAAGATGTGCTTGAAGCTTCCGCAAAAGCATTCCTGAATGCAGTGAACCGGGTTTTTTACAACAAAAACTATAAAGTTATCGAAACTGTGAGCAGCTAA
- the leuB gene encoding 3-isopropylmalate dehydrogenase, translating to MKKHIVLLPGDGIGTEVINAAQEVLTAIAEEYNHSFSFETHDIGGAAIDRHGTPLPEDTIKACKSADSVLLGAVGGPKWDHNPSHLRPEKGLLGIRKALGLFANLRPVKGFEQLLHTSPLKEDIVKGSDLLIVRELTGGLYFGTPSERQNDGNSVVDTLFYTRGEIERIVDTAFQCAKQRRKQLTSVDKANVLESSKLWREIVEEKKQQYPDVTVEHQLVDSAAMKLITNPSHFDVIVTENMFGDILSDEASVLTGSLGMLPSASLREDGFGLYEPVHGSAPDIAGKGIANPVAMVLSAAMMLRHSFGLEEEAKVIEDTVESILKAGFHTSDIRIESGQKVSTEEMTILITESIKTRSAANCIMSCYA from the coding sequence ATGAAAAAACATATCGTCCTGCTTCCAGGTGATGGAATTGGAACAGAAGTCATCAACGCCGCTCAGGAAGTTCTTACTGCAATTGCTGAGGAATACAATCATTCCTTCAGCTTTGAAACCCATGATATTGGAGGGGCGGCAATTGACCGCCATGGAACTCCCCTTCCCGAAGATACAATAAAAGCCTGCAAGAGTGCCGATTCTGTCCTGCTCGGGGCTGTTGGCGGACCAAAATGGGATCACAACCCTTCCCATCTTAGACCGGAAAAAGGCTTGCTTGGGATTAGAAAAGCACTCGGCCTATTTGCGAATTTAAGGCCGGTAAAAGGGTTTGAACAATTACTGCATACCTCCCCTCTAAAAGAAGATATTGTCAAAGGGAGCGACTTGTTAATTGTTCGGGAACTTACTGGCGGGTTATATTTCGGAACTCCAAGTGAGCGGCAAAATGACGGGAACTCAGTCGTAGATACCCTTTTCTATACACGCGGGGAGATTGAAAGAATTGTAGATACGGCATTCCAATGTGCCAAGCAGCGGCGAAAGCAACTTACATCGGTTGACAAAGCAAATGTCCTTGAATCAAGTAAGCTTTGGCGCGAAATCGTCGAAGAGAAAAAACAGCAGTACCCTGACGTAACGGTTGAGCATCAGCTTGTTGACTCAGCCGCGATGAAATTGATCACGAACCCTTCCCACTTCGATGTCATTGTCACAGAGAATATGTTCGGTGATATTTTAAGTGATGAAGCTTCAGTTTTAACAGGTTCATTGGGAATGCTCCCTTCTGCAAGCCTGAGAGAGGATGGTTTCGGACTATACGAACCCGTTCACGGATCGGCACCTGATATTGCTGGCAAAGGAATTGCAAACCCGGTTGCAATGGTGCTTTCCGCAGCCATGATGCTCAGGCATTCCTTTGGACTTGAGGAAGAAGCTAAAGTTATTGAAGATACAGTTGAATCAATCTTGAAAGCCGGCTTCCACACCTCGGATATCCGGATTGAATCTGGCCAAAAGGTAAGCACCGAAGAAATGACAATCTTAATTACGGAATCAATCAAAACCAGAAGCGCGGCTAATTGTATTATGAGCTGTTATGCCTAA
- the leuC gene encoding 3-isopropylmalate dehydratase large subunit produces the protein MTAKTIIEKIWEKHVVHQEAGKPDLLYIDLHLVHEVTSPQAFEGLRMNGRKVRRPDKTFATMDHNVPTKNQLVIKDLISRKQIDTLMQNCKEFNIPLADITHPDNGIVHVIGPELGLTQPGKTIVCGDSHTSTHGAFGALAFGIGTSEVEHVLATQTLWQQRPKTMNVKVNGKLGFGVTAKDLILAIIGKFGVRFGTGYVMEYTGEAIRSLSMEERMTVCNMSIEAGARAGLITPDETTFEYLCGKKYAPQGEAFEEAVKKWRALASDDGAVYDETVEIDASEIAPQVTWGTNPGMCIPVDAAIPAPESARTDNERNEIERALEYMGLEAGKPISSVTVEHVFIGSCTNSRLSDLRRAASVIRGRSVNSSVRAIVVPGSKSVKAAAEQEGLDAVFKDAGFEWRDAGCSMCLAMNDDFVPPGERCASTSNRNFEGRQGTGSRTHLVSPEMAAAAAIEGHFVDVREYAAAEVL, from the coding sequence ATGACTGCCAAAACGATTATCGAAAAAATATGGGAGAAACACGTTGTCCATCAGGAAGCTGGTAAGCCAGACCTATTGTATATTGATTTGCACTTGGTTCACGAAGTCACCTCCCCTCAGGCCTTTGAGGGCTTGAGAATGAACGGGCGTAAAGTACGCCGCCCTGATAAGACGTTTGCTACTATGGACCACAATGTGCCGACGAAAAACCAACTGGTTATTAAGGACTTAATCTCCAGAAAACAAATCGATACATTGATGCAGAATTGCAAGGAGTTTAACATACCGCTTGCTGATATCACCCATCCTGACAATGGGATCGTCCATGTCATCGGACCTGAACTCGGCCTTACCCAGCCCGGAAAGACGATTGTTTGCGGTGATAGCCATACCTCAACACACGGTGCTTTTGGGGCTCTCGCATTCGGCATTGGCACGAGCGAGGTGGAACATGTGCTTGCCACTCAAACACTTTGGCAGCAGCGTCCCAAAACAATGAATGTAAAGGTTAATGGAAAACTTGGGTTTGGGGTGACGGCAAAGGATTTGATTTTGGCGATTATCGGCAAATTCGGCGTCCGTTTTGGCACAGGTTATGTTATGGAGTATACAGGCGAAGCCATCCGCTCCCTTTCGATGGAAGAAAGGATGACCGTCTGCAATATGTCAATCGAAGCAGGTGCACGGGCCGGGTTGATTACTCCAGATGAAACAACCTTTGAATACCTGTGCGGAAAAAAATATGCTCCTCAGGGAGAAGCTTTTGAAGAGGCTGTAAAGAAGTGGCGAGCGCTTGCCAGCGATGATGGCGCTGTCTACGATGAAACAGTCGAAATCGACGCCTCGGAAATCGCACCTCAGGTCACCTGGGGAACGAATCCGGGAATGTGTATCCCTGTTGATGCAGCCATTCCCGCTCCGGAATCGGCCCGGACAGATAATGAACGAAACGAAATCGAGCGTGCCCTTGAGTATATGGGACTAGAAGCAGGAAAGCCAATCTCGTCTGTCACAGTCGAACATGTATTCATAGGTTCCTGTACGAATTCGAGGCTGAGCGACCTTCGCAGGGCTGCCTCAGTTATCAGGGGCAGATCAGTTAATTCGTCGGTACGCGCTATTGTTGTTCCCGGTTCCAAGAGCGTAAAGGCTGCCGCTGAACAGGAAGGCCTTGACGCAGTATTTAAAGATGCTGGCTTTGAATGGCGTGACGCTGGCTGCAGTATGTGCCTGGCAATGAATGATGACTTTGTACCGCCTGGCGAGCGCTGCGCATCTACATCGAACCGTAACTTTGAAGGACGGCAAGGTACCGGGTCACGAACTCACCTGGTCAGCCCCGAAATGGCAGCTGCCGCCGCGATAGAAGGCCATTTCGTTGATGTTCGGGAATACGCTGCCGCGGAGGTGCTTTAA
- the leuD gene encoding 3-isopropylmalate dehydratase small subunit: MEPITVHTGLVFPLNRSNVDTDQIIPKQFLKRIERQGFGQFLFYNWRFDLNGNPREDFPLNAEKYNGASILVADENFGCGSSREHAPWALLDYGFKVIIAPSFADIFKNNCLKNGILAIELEAEKVKALLEKAEDESYYVTVNLNEQTVQDSDGFSYHFDIPAYNKEMLLNGLDDIGITLLYEEKITVFENSR, from the coding sequence ATGGAACCAATTACAGTTCATACAGGTCTTGTCTTCCCACTTAACAGAAGCAATGTTGACACTGACCAAATCATCCCTAAGCAATTTTTAAAGCGAATAGAGCGCCAAGGCTTCGGACAGTTCTTGTTCTATAACTGGCGTTTTGACCTTAACGGCAATCCGCGCGAGGATTTTCCACTTAACGCCGAAAAATATAACGGTGCATCGATTTTAGTTGCCGACGAGAACTTTGGGTGCGGGTCATCCCGGGAACACGCGCCATGGGCCTTGCTGGATTATGGCTTTAAAGTGATTATTGCGCCGAGCTTTGCCGATATTTTTAAAAACAACTGCCTGAAAAACGGCATACTAGCAATTGAATTGGAAGCAGAGAAAGTCAAAGCGCTTTTGGAAAAGGCTGAAGATGAGAGTTATTACGTAACGGTCAATCTTAATGAGCAGACAGTCCAGGATTCGGACGGCTTTTCTTATCACTTTGATATCCCTGCCTACAACAAGGAAATGCTGTTAAACGGCCTTGATGATATCGGGATTACTCTTTTATATGAAGAAAAAATTACTGTCTTTGAAAACAGCCGATAG
- the ilvA gene encoding threonine ammonia-lyase, whose protein sequence is MEQLAKIVYRTPLTTSSFLNQLAGTNIFFKMENQQKTGAFKVRGASYKMARLSKHEAQKGVIAASAGNHAQGVAYAAASRGISAKVFMPASTPAAKVQATEYYGAKAVLTGATFEEAYSAACQEQKKTGSFFLHPFDDYEVMAGQGTVAIEMLSQQPDLDTIIVPVGGGGLISGAAVAAKQLKPKIRIIGVQAEGAKGMHDKFHGYPSMVAGTSKTIAEGIAVKEPGKLTLPIIQHLVDDIVTVSEKDIATAIVYMLERKKTLVEGAGAAAFAALLAHRSTIRSKNCGIIVSGGNVDITSLGYIHQLANSGAISLLA, encoded by the coding sequence ATGGAACAATTGGCAAAAATCGTGTATCGGACACCGCTTACAACATCTAGTTTTTTAAATCAATTGGCAGGGACTAACATTTTCTTCAAAATGGAGAACCAGCAAAAAACAGGCGCCTTCAAGGTCCGCGGGGCAAGCTATAAGATGGCCCGATTGTCTAAACATGAAGCCCAAAAAGGTGTTATAGCTGCCTCTGCCGGTAATCATGCCCAGGGTGTTGCATATGCTGCGGCAAGCCGCGGGATTTCAGCAAAAGTTTTTATGCCTGCCAGCACCCCTGCCGCAAAGGTTCAAGCGACGGAATATTATGGGGCCAAGGCCGTGCTTACTGGTGCTACTTTTGAAGAAGCATATTCCGCCGCCTGCCAGGAGCAGAAAAAAACAGGCAGCTTCTTCCTCCATCCGTTTGACGATTACGAGGTGATGGCTGGTCAGGGAACTGTAGCAATTGAAATGCTTAGTCAGCAACCTGATCTTGACACTATAATCGTACCAGTCGGCGGCGGCGGACTGATAAGCGGCGCTGCCGTGGCGGCCAAGCAGCTTAAGCCAAAGATCCGAATCATCGGTGTTCAGGCCGAAGGAGCCAAGGGAATGCACGATAAATTCCATGGCTACCCATCCATGGTGGCTGGGACTTCCAAGACTATTGCAGAGGGTATTGCAGTAAAGGAGCCGGGGAAGTTGACCCTGCCTATCATCCAGCACTTGGTTGATGACATAGTCACAGTAAGCGAAAAAGATATCGCCACTGCCATTGTTTACATGTTGGAAAGAAAGAAAACATTAGTCGAAGGTGCAGGAGCTGCAGCATTTGCGGCCCTACTTGCCCACCGCAGCACCATCCGCTCTAAAAACTGCGGCATCATTGTCAGTGGGGGAAACGTGGATATAACGAGCCTAGGATATATTCATCAGCTTGCTAACAGTGGAGCAATTTCTCTGCTTGCATGA
- a CDS encoding glycerol-3-phosphate dehydrogenase/oxidase, with protein sequence MSFSNLHRKEFIENLTSQSFDVLIIGGGITGAGIALDATTRGMSVALVEMQDFAAGTSSRSTKLVHGGLRYLKQLEVKMVAEVGRERAIVYENGPHVTTPEWMLLPFHKGGTFGSFTTSIGLMAYDLLAGVKKGERRMMLSAKKTLDREPLIKREGLRGGGFYVEYRTDDARLTVETMKKAVEKGATALNYAKVNRLLYNDGIICGAVVEDVLTGEEFEIRAKKIVNATGPWVDNLRVLDNSKKGKFLRLSKGVHIVIDHSRFPLRQAIYFDTPDGRMVFAIPRAGKAYVGTTDTFYEGDPANPEITEADRTYLLKAIDYMFPNVNITDKDIESTWAGVRPLIYEEGKAPSEISRKDEIWESETGLITIAGGKLTGYRKMAETITDLLVDKLSAENGRSLLSCQTKHLPISGGDVGGAEMFETFVESLTLSGVEAGLTAEEARHLSRMYGSNAPRVFQLATTHKEEASRFRLPSVLFAKLAYAIEDEMAVTPTDFFNRRTGAVLFDIQTVLEWKDAVVDYFAYRFGWNDEEKQRHLADLEQAIAEAAGASQ encoded by the coding sequence ATTTCTTTTTCAAATCTCCATAGGAAAGAATTTATAGAAAACCTTACATCCCAATCTTTTGACGTCCTCATTATTGGCGGCGGCATTACAGGTGCCGGGATTGCTCTCGATGCCACAACCAGGGGCATGTCAGTCGCCTTGGTTGAAATGCAGGACTTTGCAGCGGGCACCTCGAGCCGCTCAACTAAGCTAGTCCACGGCGGCCTCCGCTATTTAAAGCAATTGGAAGTAAAAATGGTTGCCGAAGTCGGCAGGGAGCGTGCAATTGTATACGAAAACGGTCCCCATGTTACAACCCCGGAATGGATGCTTCTCCCTTTTCATAAAGGCGGTACGTTCGGCAGTTTTACTACATCAATTGGGTTAATGGCTTATGACCTCCTTGCTGGCGTTAAAAAAGGTGAGCGCAGGATGATGCTTTCAGCCAAAAAAACGCTTGATAGGGAGCCGCTTATTAAAAGAGAAGGTCTTCGGGGCGGTGGATTTTATGTTGAGTACCGGACTGACGATGCCCGATTAACCGTCGAAACCATGAAAAAAGCTGTTGAAAAAGGGGCTACCGCTCTCAATTACGCTAAAGTTAATAGGCTATTATATAATGATGGCATTATTTGTGGTGCAGTTGTAGAGGATGTTTTGACGGGAGAGGAATTTGAGATCCGAGCAAAGAAGATCGTCAATGCGACAGGCCCTTGGGTCGATAACTTGAGGGTTTTAGATAACTCAAAGAAAGGTAAATTCCTGAGATTATCCAAAGGTGTCCATATCGTAATCGACCATTCCCGCTTCCCCCTCAGGCAGGCAATTTATTTTGACACACCGGATGGGAGGATGGTTTTCGCAATTCCTCGGGCAGGTAAGGCGTACGTCGGGACAACCGATACGTTCTACGAAGGCGATCCTGCTAACCCGGAAATAACAGAGGCTGATCGAACATATCTTCTGAAGGCAATCGATTATATGTTCCCGAATGTAAATATAACCGATAAAGACATTGAGTCTACCTGGGCAGGGGTCAGACCCCTTATTTACGAAGAAGGAAAAGCTCCATCCGAAATTTCTAGAAAGGATGAAATCTGGGAATCTGAAACCGGGCTGATTACGATTGCTGGCGGGAAACTGACCGGCTATCGGAAAATGGCTGAGACTATTACAGATTTACTCGTGGATAAACTGTCAGCCGAGAACGGACGAAGCTTACTGTCCTGCCAGACAAAGCACCTTCCGATTTCCGGCGGCGATGTTGGCGGGGCGGAAATGTTTGAAACGTTTGTTGAGTCTCTAACTTTATCAGGTGTGGAGGCCGGTTTAACAGCAGAAGAAGCCCGGCATCTTTCCCGGATGTATGGGTCCAATGCACCTAGAGTATTCCAGCTTGCTACTACCCATAAAGAGGAGGCTTCCCGTTTCAGGCTGCCTTCTGTCCTTTTTGCAAAATTGGCCTATGCCATCGAGGATGAAATGGCGGTCACTCCAACGGATTTCTTTAACCGAAGAACAGGAGCGGTTTTATTCGATATTCAAACGGTATTAGAATGGAAGGATGCTGTAGTCGATTACTTTGCCTATCGATTTGGTTGGAACGATGAGGAAAAACAAAGGCACTTGGCCGACCTTGAACAGGCGATTGCGGAGGCTGCCGGGGCTTCTCAGTAA
- a CDS encoding nitrite reductase, with product MKAENKVKLAVNGGIGFGAKLTARQLLAIAKYMNDGGELELTTFQQFYIDIPVSQKDEVIAEFEAAGLSCYPVGNFVKSLRTCNFCKGSEEEGMPVAKELNKRIAGAQVPFTLKPAYTGCPTGCGEPLINDIGVMKMGKDYDLYIGGKSKGRDAEAGSLFREGLQPEELYKTVERIIQVYKEEAKKREPFHKFLKRYGRDGFAERINEEGTCQSV from the coding sequence ATGAAGGCAGAAAATAAAGTTAAGCTGGCAGTCAACGGAGGTATTGGATTTGGTGCAAAGCTGACCGCAAGGCAACTGCTTGCTATCGCCAAGTATATGAATGACGGGGGCGAGCTTGAGTTGACAACCTTCCAGCAGTTTTATATCGATATCCCTGTATCCCAAAAGGATGAAGTGATAGCCGAATTTGAAGCAGCAGGGCTAAGCTGTTATCCTGTCGGCAACTTTGTGAAAAGCCTGAGAACATGCAATTTCTGCAAAGGGTCTGAGGAAGAAGGCATGCCTGTTGCAAAAGAGTTAAACAAGCGGATTGCAGGAGCCCAAGTTCCATTCACTCTAAAGCCTGCGTATACAGGCTGTCCGACCGGATGCGGTGAACCGCTCATCAATGATATCGGCGTCATGAAAATGGGTAAAGATTATGATTTATATATCGGCGGGAAATCAAAAGGAAGGGATGCCGAGGCAGGGAGCCTATTTCGGGAAGGCCTTCAGCCGGAGGAACTCTATAAAACTGTCGAAAGAATCATCCAGGTCTATAAGGAAGAGGCCAAGAAACGTGAACCGTTCCATAAATTTTTAAAAAGGTATGGCAGAGATGGATTTGCTGAAAGAATCAATGAAGAAGGAACATGCCAATCCGTTTAA
- a CDS encoding ABC transporter permease subunit, with amino-acid sequence MNIFARELKAHLKSLVFWSIGIVFMVISGMGKFSYYEGSGEAVNELISQIPKTLRTVLGFGDFDLTKASGFYGVLFLYLVIMATIHAVMLGANIISKEERDKTTEFLMVKPVSRSRIITFKLLAAIVNVVILNLVTLVSSMAIVNSYASGEEVSSEIGLLIAGLFILQVMFLVIGTGIAALCKNPKSAASLATTILLGAFILSVIVDMNENLEGLKYITPFKYFDAAQMLNGTGFDAVYVLLSVIIISIMVWVTYIFYRKRDLQV; translated from the coding sequence ATGAATATTTTTGCCAGGGAACTAAAAGCGCATTTAAAATCTCTTGTTTTTTGGAGCATCGGGATTGTCTTTATGGTAATTAGCGGTATGGGGAAGTTCTCCTATTATGAAGGGTCGGGGGAAGCAGTGAATGAACTGATCTCACAAATACCGAAGACGCTCAGGACTGTGCTGGGCTTTGGCGATTTCGATCTTACAAAGGCAAGTGGATTTTACGGAGTGCTATTTCTCTATCTTGTTATAATGGCAACCATCCACGCGGTGATGCTTGGGGCGAATATCATTTCAAAAGAAGAGCGCGACAAAACAACAGAATTCCTGATGGTTAAGCCTGTTTCAAGGAGTAGAATTATTACCTTTAAGCTGTTGGCAGCGATAGTGAACGTTGTCATACTCAATCTCGTTACGCTTGTTTCGTCCATGGCAATTGTCAACAGCTATGCAAGTGGAGAAGAGGTATCGAGTGAGATCGGGTTATTAATAGCTGGGCTGTTCATCTTGCAGGTAATGTTTTTGGTAATTGGAACAGGGATTGCGGCTTTATGTAAAAATCCTAAATCGGCGGCTTCATTAGCAACGACAATCCTGTTAGGAGCTTTTATCCTATCCGTTATTGTTGATATGAATGAAAATCTTGAGGGCTTGAAATATATCACACCATTTAAATATTTCGATGCTGCACAAATGCTGAATGGAACTGGCTTTGATGCTGTGTATGTCCTTTTGTCTGTCATAATTATAAGCATAATGGTTTGGGTTACGTATATCTTTTATAGAAAACGAGATTTGCAGGTTTAA
- a CDS encoding ABC transporter permease subunit yields the protein MNMFLHELRVYRKSILIWALSMAGLAALFISMFSSMLGEIDAYKNVLSSMPEAMRKALGIYVDSIATLEGYYSFVFVYIILCGAIQAMSLGTGILSKEITGKTAEFLMTKPVRRSDVLGSKVMAAIVALAITNAIYLVITVAMSLTVDQDFNMKVFLLISLSMFFVQLMFLALGLLVSVALGKVQSVISISISTVFGFFIVSAIGSLLEDKAMRYFSPFKYFDTAYIIRHAAYEVPYTIGAVVFVVAVISLSFFIFLQKDIHAV from the coding sequence ATGAATATGTTCCTGCACGAACTGAGGGTCTACCGTAAATCCATTCTCATTTGGGCTTTATCAATGGCGGGGCTTGCGGCATTGTTTATCTCAATGTTTTCATCAATGCTTGGGGAAATTGACGCTTACAAGAATGTGCTGTCCTCGATGCCTGAGGCAATGAGAAAGGCACTCGGGATTTATGTAGACAGCATTGCGACTCTCGAAGGCTATTACTCATTTGTGTTCGTCTACATCATTCTGTGCGGGGCCATTCAGGCAATGAGCCTAGGTACGGGCATTCTCTCAAAAGAAATAACCGGCAAGACAGCAGAGTTCTTAATGACAAAGCCAGTCCGCCGCTCGGATGTACTTGGAAGCAAGGTCATGGCTGCGATTGTGGCACTTGCCATTACCAATGCTATCTATCTTGTCATTACGGTTGCGATGTCGCTTACTGTTGACCAAGACTTCAATATGAAGGTCTTTCTACTAATCTCATTGTCGATGTTCTTCGTCCAATTGATGTTCTTGGCGTTGGGTTTGCTAGTTTCGGTGGCTCTAGGAAAAGTACAATCTGTTATCTCGATTTCAATCAGCACCGTGTTTGGATTCTTCATTGTTTCGGCAATTGGTTCGCTCCTCGAGGATAAAGCAATGAGATATTTCTCACCATTTAAATATTTCGATACAGCCTACATCATTAGACACGCTGCATATGAGGTTCCCTATACCATTGGGGCAGTCGTCTTCGTGGTTGCGGTAATCTCATTAAGCTTTTTCATTTTTTTACAAAAGGATATCCATGCCGTCTAG